CTCAGATATAGTTCTGGAAAAGAATGCTTTTAAAAACCTGCCTTGATTATTTATACTTCAAAGCGATTCCCACATTATGCCATTTATTTATTGTTGAAAAGTCTACTCCGATAGTATAAACTTAACTTTGGCTAAGTTTATGTAAAACTGTCATACGCCATGTTTTTGCAGAGTTTATATAAATCACCAAGTGTATATAGGATTATGGAGGTCCTGCATTGATGATAAATTTTAAGATAAACCATATCAATAGTAAAAAAATACTTTTCTTTGCAGAATTATCATACTATTTTCTATTTTTATCCAGCATAATGGTAAAGTTTTTTTACTTCCAGTTTTCATCAGGTGCCAGCATCAGACCTTATTCACACATAGCCAATATAAAGATGCTTTCTGTTTCTTTTGCTGTTTTACTTATCATATCATCATTTGTAATGCTTTTCGGCAAATACCGGTTTGCAGCACTTTTTATACTTGATATGTTTCTTACCCTTATTTTGGTTTCAGATACGCTCTATTTCAGGTATTTTAATAATGCTATCACTATCCCAGTGCTATACCAGGCAACATTTCTTGATTCACTAGGTGAAAGTATATTGAATCTTGTATATAAAAAGGATGCAGTATTTATTATTGATATCCCAGTTTTTATTGCAGGATTGATATTCATTTTGAAGAACGGAGTAAGGAAAATCAATGTAAAAGAGAGGCTGATTTCCACTTTTGCCTTAGCTTTGACAGGCATTATACTATATCAGCTTGTTGTTATGCAGATTAACACTACCATGTCCAGATTCGATCAGAACTATACGATTAAACAACGCGGCATTATGACCTTCCATGTTGAAGATATAAAATTATTTTTGAAAGAAAACGTATTTACCAAGAAATCTCTCACAAGCAGTGAGAGTAAAGTATTTGACAGTTTCTTCAAAAATAAAGCTTCCAAAGATAATAAGGAAAAGAATTTTCATGAGCTTTCAAAAGGTAAAAATATTATTGTTATCCAATCAGAAGCACTGCAAACTTTCCTTATAAACACCACAATAAACGGTAAAGAGATTACTCCTAATCTAAACAGGTTAATAAAGGATAGTGCTTTTTTTGATAATATTTACTATCAGTCTGCAACCGGAAAAACTGCCGATGCCGAATTCATAACCAACAACTCCCTCTACGCTGCAAAAACAGGCACTGCGTACATCAGGTTCCCAAACAATGACTATTACTCACTGGCAAATATTCTGAAAAACCAAAATTATAAATCATATGCTTTCCATGCATATGACCCGGGCTTCTGGAACAGAACCGTTATGTACCGTTCTCTGGGTTTCAATAATTTCTTTAGCAAAAAGGATTTTGTCAATGATGACACTATCAGCTGGGGACTTAGCGATAAATCATTTTTCAGACAATCTTTGGATAAGCTCAGCGGCAAAGATCCATTCTATGCGTTTATGGTTACACTCTCGAGCCATTACCCTTTTGATTTCTTTAAAGATTTTGATTTTAATGTAGGTAAATATGAAAACACATTCTTTGGTAATTATCTGAAAGGTGAAAACTATGCAGACAGTTGTATCGGTATACTTATCGATGAGCTAAAAAGCCGGGGAATCTATGATAATACGCTTTTAGT
Above is a genomic segment from Clostridia bacterium containing:
- a CDS encoding LTA synthase family protein, which codes for MINFKINHINSKKILFFAELSYYFLFLSSIMVKFFYFQFSSGASIRPYSHIANIKMLSVSFAVLLIISSFVMLFGKYRFAALFILDMFLTLILVSDTLYFRYFNNAITIPVLYQATFLDSLGESILNLVYKKDAVFIIDIPVFIAGLIFILKNGVRKINVKERLISTFALALTGIILYQLVVMQINTTMSRFDQNYTIKQRGIMTFHVEDIKLFLKENVFTKKSLTSSESKVFDSFFKNKASKDNKEKNFHELSKGKNIIVIQSEALQTFLINTTINGKEITPNLNRLIKDSAFFDNIYYQSATGKTADAEFITNNSLYAAKTGTAYIRFPNNDYYSLANILKNQNYKSYAFHAYDPGFWNRTVMYRSLGFNNFFSKKDFVNDDTISWGLSDKSFFRQSLDKLSGKDPFYAFMVTLSSHYPFDFFKDFDFNVGKYENTFFGNYLKGENYADSCIGILIDELKSRGIYDNTLLVIYGDHYGIPRLEAGSQLMDFSGKNFTPYEWTRLQKVPLIIHYPGLKNGQTLGITGGQVDILPTIANLMGFEVPYALGKDLFNSVKGYAVLRDGSVITDEYMYLSETTKVYDSKSGKLLDTEKYRKEFRSYQQELEISDIILQKNAFKKK